Genomic segment of Pirellulales bacterium:
TGATCCAGACACCGATCGTCAACGGCATGGAGATTGCCGATCAGAAACAGCATTACCCGACGATCCTGGCGGTCGAGGAGGCGCGGCGGGCCTACCGGCTGTTCGAGCAGTCGCTGGCAGGGCGACAACCGACCGCCGCCGAAGAGCGCCGCCGCCAGGAGCTGCGCGACGCGATCAGCGCGGCCGTGCTGGCGATTCCGGAACGCGCGACTTCGACGCCCAGCACGCCGTTCGATGGGTTGTTGGAAGTGCCCACCGTCACGGTGCTGGGGCACGAACGGACGATGCTCGTGCCGGAAGTGCACGTGCTTGGCCGCGGCGAGCTGGCCCGGCCGAAACAGGTGGCCCCACCGCGGCTGCCCGCGGCGCTTGCCCAGGCGACCGGGGCGGCCGTCGATTTGCAGCCCGGCCAGGAGACGCGCAAGCAGCTCGCGCTGTGGCTCACCCGGCCCGACCATCCGCTCACCGCGCGGGTCATCGTGAACCGGGTCTGGGGCTGGCATTTCGGGCGCGGGCTGGTGAGCACGCCGAACGATTTTGGCCACATGGGCCAGCCCCCTTCCCATCCGGGCCTGCTCGACTGGCTGGCCCGGGATTTTGTCGTCGGCGGCTGGAGCATCAAGCGGCTGCACCGCGCGATCATGCTCTCGCGCACATATCGGCAATCGAGCGCGTTTGCCACATCGCAGCACCTGGCGACCGATCCCGACAACCGGCTGCTGTGGCGGATGAACCGTCGCCGGCTCGAAGGTGAAGCAATTTGGGACGCCCTGCACAGCGTGGCCGGAACGCTGAACCCGGCCCTGGGCGGCAAGCCCGTGATGCCGCCCCTGGTCAACGAAGAGCTGACCAACAAGGCGGCCTGGGTGGTGAACGCCGATCCGCAGCAGCACGTGCGCCGCGGACTCTACGTGATCGTGCGGCGCAGCTTCCGCTTTCCGCTGTTCGATATCTTCGACGCCCCGGTGAACGCCGTAAGCTGCGCGGGCCGCGATTGCTCGACCGTGGCGCCGCAGGCCTTGTGGCTGCTCAACAACCAGGTCGCGCAGCAGCAGTCGTGTCAACTGGCCGCGCGGCTGGTGCGCGAATCTGGCCCGAGCGACCCGGCCGCCTGGCTCGAGCGGGGCTGGCGGCTGGCCGTACAACGCGCGCCCTCCGAGGAAGAACGCAGCGAAACCTGGCGCCTGCTCGAAGCGCCGCTGCGCGATGCTGACACGTCGCTGCCGGCTGGCGAGTTGCCGGCCGAGCTGGCGCAACTGCCGCCGGCACAAGCGGCCGGCCTGATGGATTTCTGCCTGG
This window contains:
- a CDS encoding PSD1 and planctomycete cytochrome C domain-containing protein, giving the protein MRRTMGGAAAAWVMAGWATLSVLSGSALAQERTPEELERQALAILQARCVACHGESKRESSLDLRTAATALRGGESGPAIVPGSARESPLHARIAAGEMPPDGQPAVTPDELAVLARWLDTGTFTANDDAARQAWTRRLDHWAFQPPREQQLPEAASPEDTSPVRDAIDAFVLERLAREGLAPAPLADKRQLIRRAYFDLIGLPPPPERVEQFVADADPQAFARLIDELLASPQYGERWGRHWLDVARYADTGGFETDVYFKNAWRYRDYVVKSFNDDKPYDCFVQEQIAGDELWPDNLELEGAYAMPPAKVRHLEALVGTGFYALGPEIHESNMDGAKLRYERLIDWVDTTAAAFLGLTFACARCHDHKFDPFTQADYFGLQAVFAGSKVIQTPIVNGMEIADQKQHYPTILAVEEARRAYRLFEQSLAGRQPTAAEERRRQELRDAISAAVLAIPERATSTPSTPFDGLLEVPTVTVLGHERTMLVPEVHVLGRGELARPKQVAPPRLPAALAQATGAAVDLQPGQETRKQLALWLTRPDHPLTARVIVNRVWGWHFGRGLVSTPNDFGHMGQPPSHPGLLDWLARDFVVGGWSIKRLHRAIMLSRTYRQSSAFATSQHLATDPDNRLLWRMNRRRLEGEAIWDALHSVAGTLNPALGGKPVMPPLVNEELTNKAAWVVNADPQQHVRRGLYVIVRRSFRFPLFDIFDAPVNAVSCAGRDCSTVAPQALWLLNNQVAQQQSCQLAARLVRESGPSDPAAWLERGWRLAVQRAPSEEERSETWRLLEAPLRDADTSLPAGELPAELAQLPPAQAAGLMDFCLALVNLNEFLFID